In the genome of Lathyrus oleraceus cultivar Zhongwan6 chromosome 4, CAAS_Psat_ZW6_1.0, whole genome shotgun sequence, the window ATGGGCAATCCAAGCTTGCTAACGTTTTACATGCCAACCAACTTACAAAACATCTCAAGGTGCACTTACTTCTACTGTATAGTGGTGTTATTTACATGCCATATGGTTTAGTAGTTCATAATTGGTGTGTTTTTACCATAGTTCAATATAACTTATTGTGTCTCACTTTAATTAAAAAGAGGATGTCCTTAGGTCGGTGTTCTTTTCATTGTCTCATTAGCTTTTTATGAGTTGACTAAGAAACTGATATTTGAGCTTAACTATTAACATAAGCATGTGTGAGACTGTTTGAGAGAGTTTCTGAAAACAACTTATGACATGTCCATAAGTTGTTTTCAGCTTATTTTCATAAGCTCTCCAAGATAGCTTTTATTTTATCTTTCGTTATAGAAATAGCATATGCATAAGCACTTGTATGAGAAGCGCTACGCTTGTGCTATAAACTCACTCAAGTAAGTTGTTTAACCAAACAAAGTCTTGATTTTATTTTGAATGGTAAAATATTGCTTATTATGTCTGCATCATGATCAGGAAGATGGTGTGAATATTACTGCAAATTCTCTTCATCCAGGAACAATTGTCACCAACCTTTTCCGTCATAACAGTGCAGTGAACGGTAAGTACCACATTGTGTTATTCATGTAAGTTCACTTTTATTCAGTGGAGATTCTTATTCATGTAAATTCACTTTTAGTCAGTGGAGATCCTTGGTCAATTATTGGAAATGAAACGAATATTAATGTTGAAACGGATCGTACGTCTATCTTTGAACGTAACAAGATTGCACTCCGATTAGAGGTGTTATGCGACAATACCTGCCCCGCTGATGGTGTTGGCGTTTATAACCCTGGCTTCTGGGGCATGGTAAGACTAGTTCATGCCCTTGCATCAATTTGATGTTAAATCAGATCCTTATATGATTACTTTCATTACGAGTTATTTTTATTCCTTAGTGGCTGATTCAGCTAGTACTATTTTCAGAATATTGAGCAAGGGAAGAAATATAAAGTTGTTTTCTATGCTCGTTCAACTGGGCCACTTAATCTAGCAGTTTCGTTCACTGGACCTAACGGCGTGGGAAACCTCGCTTCAACCGTGATCACGTGAGCTCTATTTTTATGTGCTGTAGAGACTTGACGAATAAAAGTTTTAATCCCGAAGATCATTTTTTCCATCTATTAATGATACTGATATCTTAACCTTGCAGGGGTTCTGCATCTGATTTTTCAAACTGGACCAAGGTTGAGGTTGTATTGGAGGCCAAGGCAACGAGTCGAAACTCGAGACTTCAATTAACGACAACTGCAAAGGGTGTAATATGGTTGGACCAAGTGTCTGCTATGCCAGTGGACACATATAAGGTTGGACCAAGTGTCTGATATGGTTGGACCAACTTCAATTTAGCCTACATCCTGAAATTGCGATAACATTTATATAAATTTTGATATCTGATGCCAATGTTAGTAATACTGTATTTTTCTCCTCTCACCCTATTAATGAGATATTTGTCATTGACTTGGCGCAGGGACATGGTTTCCGAAGTGATCTTTTTCAAATGCTGCTAGATATAAAACCAAGTTTTATCAGATTTCCAGGTATGCATAAAATGATCTTCATCAAATTACTTTCTATGTGTTTGGAACTGTGATTTGGCATGTTtcttatatttatttattaatgaagcataaagaattaaaaaaaaatctatgATTTGTACCTTTAATTCTTCGGTATATATCGTAGTTTAAAATAAGCATTATTTAGTAATCTTGTATTCCAGTTCACTCTTCTCATTTGTGTATAAGCAATCGAATTACCGATCAAATAACTTTTTGCAATGCTGATTTACACTACATTGCATCAGGTGGTTGTTTTGTCGAAGGCGAGGCTTTAAGAGATGCATTTCGATGGAAAGCTTCAGTTGGACCTTGGGAGGAGAGACCAGGGCACTTCGGTGATGTATGGAAGTACTGGACTGATGAtggaattcaagtgtgcattttatacaaaggatcaagtggacgaaatcaaagaggagtggtgtcaattcatgataaagctcaatgtttgttcataaatttgtgtaattaatgtgtacatttgtagtatatgttatgacttgtaaatgtgtacataaatttgtatatattttgatacatttaaggcaaaattggtttgaattggtatatatatatatttgttagccaaaaattggtagaaaaaaggccaaatgtgataattgtctgtcaaaatctggttgaaaacaaaagcttcaaaaattttcgtataccttagacagcgcttttgtaaaaagcgctgtctaagggggggattagaaagcgctttaggcaaaagcgctgtctaaggggggggggggggcttagacagcgctttttgaaaagcgctgtctaaggtataccaaaaaaattaaaataggagggtcttagaaagcgcttttgcccaaagcgctgtctaaggggggggggcttagacagcgcttttaagatttaaaaaagcgctgtctaaacctttagcagcggaggtttagacagcgctttaaagcgctgtctaaggtcttgtttgttgtagtgcAAACCGATAAAAAAACTAATATTTTCAAAAGATTTCATGATTCTCTACAACATATATGCTATAATTTACCGAAAATTTATGAAAGCCAcaattatttgatgatttataTAAATTTTTGTTCTAAAATTGATTAAAATTGCACTTCAAATACTCATAATTTTAATGATATAAAGCAATTTCATTTGGAAatgcatttttttatttaaatttcttTTCCAATGTTACATTTAATTATACATTGCATAAATGAGAATGCAAAAAAAACACCAAACAATTGCCTTTAAAATTACATCTTATTTTGTATGTTTGGAAGTTTTTCTTCACATTTGAAACCTAAGCCTAATGCTACACAAATTTCAAACTTGGTTCTCAAGCCTCCAAATAGTCAAAACTCAATATGCCCCCATCATTTCTTTTATCATCAAACTAAGCTCTTAGCTACTCCATCTAAGCCATTTTGCAATCCATTCATGCTTTGAGGACTAGCACCAAAAGAGACAATACAGGCAAAACCAAACCATGGCTCTCAAATGTACAATATGTGAAATTCAAACAAATGCAATGTGAAAATATATTTCTGCAACATTACCCATCAAAGCAATCACAACAGTTAATACCAAATAACTTTCACTACAGTAAAAAATATAAGAGGCAAGGGAAATCGTTTGAAAACTTTTCACTGGACCAATAAATTCAAGAGATTTCAATCACAAACACCAAGTTACTGCAGTTAAAATGGGGAAGGGTGATACATTTTTTTGAATAATTTTCACAAAAGTAAAATCACAATACAATTTCATTCAAGAATTGCACATGGGCTACACGATTTTTTCACTCCACTCAACACTCAACACCACAAAATCAGAGATTAGTGCCAAACTTTAACAGTTGTGATTCTTTCTATTTTATCCTTGTACATTCCTAATTTTGACACACTTGGAATCAGAAAATACTTCATCCTCACTCTTCCACACATATATTAACTCACTCTCAGTAATGCTATAAAGTATGCTCATTTTTCAAAAAGATAAAAAACAAGAAACCCTAATCTCTAACTTAGTCATAAGGAAACCAAAAACTCACAAGTTACTAACCTGCAAAAATCATTATAGCATATTTTTATCACAAGGTGCTTAGAGCTTCATATCAGAAGCTCTAATGCAACCTGAGCTAGACCTAACCACAAAGACGTAGTGGCCGCAACCCAGAAGTAAAAAATAATATTCAAAATAAAAGGAGTAGAAGAGATTTTGAAAGAAAAGAAACATATGAGGAAGGAGTAGGAAGTTACCATAGGGAAATATTCACGCCTGGAACATCCGGATCTGTATATTTTATGCTCCTTTTTACGTTTTTCTTGATTGATTCTTGTTGTTTGTTGCATTTAAGCCTTGTTCCCTTTGTTGATTTGTTGTTTTGTTGTGGATTAGGGGAGATTTTGAGTTTGGGAAAGTTAGTCTTTATGCTTTGTTGGTTGGATTGAACGATTTAGGTTTTTTTTTAGGGGGGGGGGGATGGGGGTTTAGCCCATATTTGGACTCATGAGGATCAATAACCATAGGGTAGAGGTTTATTTTGGTGTAAGGTGGTGGCCTGACAGTTGTAGGACGAACACCATTGTGGTATTCATCTATGCCGATGTGAGCATCATGCTTTCCACCATGTGGGTTATTAAGAACCGCCGACTTAGATCATCCCCCGTCGTTTTTCTAAGTTCGTTATGTGTTTGTTCATAGATAAGTTTTCAAGCCATGGTGGTGCTCATCAACAAAATGGGTTTGACTTTCATGAAACGTTTTCATCGGTTATCAAGCCAATAACCATAAGTATTATTCTTACTTTAGCTATCACATATAAGTGGGAGATACAACACACTAACATCAACAATGTTTTCCATAATGGTGAACTTCATGAAGAGATGTACATGCACCAACCTCCAGATTTTATTGATTCCAATCCACTCTTGGTCTGCAAGCTTAACAAAGCAATCCATGGTTTGAAGTAGGGTCCATGTGCATGGTATGAGAAGTTGCATCATACACATattcaatttggatttgtttCAAGTTGGTGTGATCACTCTTTATTTGTTTATAATCATCATAATATAACACTCTATGAATTgatctatgttgatgatatcatattCACATGATCTTCTCCAAAGTTGATTCATGATTTAATCAACAAACTTCATATCAAGTTTTTCCTAAAGCAGCTCGGTGTTACTCAATACTTCCTTGGTATTGAGATGTGTGTATTTTCTAAGTTATTATGTGAAAATTTCAATCAGAAATATAATCTCTTTTATACGTAAAAATTGTTTCTCCCACacaaatcatttttttaaaatccGATAAAAAAATTTCAAACTATTTTCAACTAAGGATTTAATTGGGAGGTCTACACACCGTCCTATAGACCATTGAATACTCCATATTCTCGCCCAACACTTCCAATTATATTTAAACTATTCATAATTATCGAGTCATTCTTAAATATTATTAAGATTAAATGTGTTTTTAGTCCTTTTAAATATATGCACGGCCTTTAATATTAATCCTTCAAAAAATTCCCTTCGAAATTTTAAATCCTCTAAAAATTCTATTCCAATTTTTATCattgtgtttttttttaattcatagTGCATAATCAAATTAACTTTTTTTGGATAACATGTCAGATTTAAGAGTTTAAAATATCATTACTTAATAACTTAACACTTAAATCTTTAGCTTAAAGTTATAGATAAACTAATAAAGAATACATAATGAATTAATGAGTTATTAAATTAATGTTATTTAAAAATTTTATAAATAATATGTTATTAAAAAATTCATTAGAAACGTGAAATGTGAAGGAGAATTAgcaacaaaaaaaaaaattaagacCAATAACATATTTAACTCATATTTTTAATACTAATTTGTTTAGATAAATTCAAAATATGATTATTTTAATAAAAGTTAAATGGTCTCAATTTTCTCATTACATAAATGTAGTGAGTCCgtaaaattatttaaaatttttgaaaaaaaggAGAAATATGTAAAATGATAAATAATAAAACTTCTCATTTTAAAAAACCTCTGACAAGATGTCATAAAAATAGAAAATGGTTTTTTTATTCCCCATTCAACTTTACAGTCTAGATTGTGTCGTAAACAGTGGGTCTTTACACATGTTTACTACTTCACTTTACATCATCGTCATCGTCATTGCTTTAAACTATGTCTCCTTTATAACCTAAACCTTACATCCCATCTTGTAATCACTCCTCTCACAATATACACACTTTCTCTTCATTTTGAAGAACCACTCACAAGATGCCAATAAAATACAAAATGGTTTTTCTATTCCCTATACAATTTTACCTTCTTAGTTGTATCTTAAACAACGGGTCTTTACACATGTTTAGTACTTCACTTTACATCATCTTCATTACATCCTTAAATTATGCCTTCTTTATAATCTAACATTTCCATCCCATCTTGTGATCTTTCGTCTCATAATTTACACCTTTTCTCTTCACTTTTAATTAAAACATTTCATCAAGCACCTTTCTCAAAATGGTCAATTGTGCAAAATTAACAAACCTGAAATCAACTATCACAAGATGGTTTTCATTTGCCAAACTAAGCCGCAAAAATACCTCTATTTCTTCCTCCTCCAAGCAGCAAGAACATGAACAAAAGCTTCATGTTGTCTATGTCGGAAAGTCTCGACGACAATATTTCGTGAACTCCAAAAAATTTCAGCATCCTATTTTTCAAGAGCTAGTTGATAGGTCTTGTTGCAATGGTGGGTGTGATGATGGTGTTGTGGTTGTTTCTTGTGAGGTTGTTATGTTTGAACATTTGTTGTGGATGCTTGAAAGTGCTGAAACTGAGGCACAATTAGGATCCATGGATGAACTTGTTGAATTCTACCATTGCGGTGCTTGTTGATGGATGATTATGCTTTGTTCACTAGATAAGAATAACAGTAAGTAACTAACTTCAATTGGTCTGTATTTTTATGGTGATGTAAAAAAGAAAGTGAATTGGTTATTTCAGTGTATTGAAGTTGTTTAATATATATTATTGCAGTGAACATTGCTTGAATTAAACTTGAATTATGTTAGATGAGGTGTTATTTATTTAATGTGTTATGAGTTATCTATTTGATGTTTTGAATTTGTTTCgtaaattttttaaaaaataataataatataatataaaataaaataaatagttaagtttgtttatatatatatatatatatatatatatatatatatatatatatatatatatatatatatatatatatatatatatatatatatgacttcatttttaaatatattttgAAATATATTTTTCATTTCATAAATAATATGTAACTTCTAGAATttagcatatatatatatatatatatatatatatatatatatatatatatatatatatatatatatatatatatatatatatatgacttCAGTTTTAAATATATTTGgaaatatattttttatttcgTAAATAATATGTAACTTCTAGAATTTTGCTGGTAAAAAATTTGTATAGTTTAATTATTGTATGCTATTTCATTgttttataattatattttatgATAAAATTATTAAATAAAGTTTAATTAAAGATATTAATACTCAATGAACATTAGAAGAATTtatctttttattattattataaaattGTTCGAGGGTCTTAAATTTTATATAATTAAAGACTCAAGATATATTGGATATATTGAGAAATGAATTTAATTATACCATATCACTATTCTCTTTATTTAATTACGGCGTGTTATTCAATTAAAAAAGAGGAGGATTTAAGATgtagtttatttttatttttgtttttcattataAAAATTTGGTTTATTTAGTATCTagcataaataataaatatattcGAACAATATTAATTACAACTATCATAAGTGATAAAAGATCCATCCAATTTGCaaatagaaaaaaaataaaattgtaAACTTTTCAAAAGATTTCATGATTTTCTACAACATATATATGCTATTATTTACCAAAAATTAAGAAAGATACAATTATTTGATGAATTATATGAATTTTTGTATTGATTAAATCCACACTTAATTACGGTGTGTTATttaaaaaaagaaagaggaggatttcaaatgtagtttatttattattattttattataaagATGTAGTTTATTTATGATCTAGCTTAAACAAGAAATAGATTTGAACAATATTAAATACAACTATTACAAGTAATAAAATATCCATCCAATTTACAAACCGAGAAAAAAAActaatattttcaaaatatttgaTGATTCTctacaatatatatatatatatatatatatatatatatatatatatatatatatatatatatatatatatatatatatatatatatatatacatactATAATTTACCGAAAATTTATTAAAGCCACAATTATTTGATGAATTatataaatttttgttttaaaattgcACTTCAAATACTCATACTTATAATGATACAAAGCAATTTCATTTGGAAatgcatttttttaatttaaatttcTTTTCCAATATTACATTTAGCTATACATTACATTaaagaaaatgcaaaaaaacaaCAAACAATTACATTTAAAATTACATCTTATTTTGTATATTTGGATGTTTTTCTTCTCATTTCGAACCTAAGCCTAATTGATCTATACATGTGAACTAAACCTAATGCTACACAAACTTCCAATTTGGTTCTCAAGCCTCCAAACAGTCAAAACTCAATATGCCCCTTCatttctttcatcatcaaactgAGCTCTTAGTTACTCCATCTAATCCTTTTTGCAATCCCTTCATGCTTTGAGGACCTAGCACCAAAAAAGAGACAATACAATCAAAACCAAACCATGGCTCTCAAATGTACAGTATGTGGAATTCAAACCAATGCAATGTCAAAATATATTTATGCAACATTAACAATCAAAGTAATCACAACAATTATGCAGTGCAAGAAACAATAGAGTCCAATTACCAAATAACTTTCATTGTAGTAAAAAATATAAGAGGCAAGGGAAATCATTTGAAAACTTTTCACTACCCCAATAAATTCAAGAGATTTCAATCAGAAACACCAAGTTAGTGCAGTTAAAATGGGGAAGGGTGATGCGTTCTCTTGAATAATTTTCACAACAGTAAAAGCGCAATACAATTTCATTCAAGAATTGCACACGGGCTATACGATTTTTTCACACCACCTACCACTAAATCCCACAAAATCAGGGATGAGTGCCAAACTTTAACAGTTGTGATTCTTTTCATTTGATCCTTGTATGTTCTTAATTTTCACACTTGGGATCAGAAAGTATTTCATCCTCAGTCTCCCACACGTATTAAACTCACTCTCAATCATGCTATAAAATATGCTCATTTTTCATAAAGATAACAAACAAGAAACCCTAATCTCTAACTTAGTCAGAAGGCAACCAAAAACACACAAGTTCTAACCTACAAAAATAATTATAGCACATTTTTATCATAAGTTTCTTAGAGCTTCATATCAGAAGCTCTAATCCAACCTGAGCTAGACCTAACCACACATAGGTAGTAGCAGCAACCTAGAAGCAAAAAATCATATTCAAAATAAAAGGAGTAGAAGAGATTTTGAAAGAAAAGAAATATGTGAGGAAGGAATAGGAAGTTACCATAGGGAAATATTCACTCCGGGAACATCCAAATAGATACAATTTATGctctttttttttcatttttcttgattgattgttgttgtttgttgtgtTTAAGTCCTGTTCTCTTTGTTGATTTGTTGTGTTGTTATGGATTAGGGGAGATTTTGAGTTTGAGATAGTTAGTGTTTATGCTCTGTTGGTTCGACTGAAGGGtttaggtttttttttttttttttttgggggggggggCGGGTTGATTCCATATTTAGACTCATGAGATCAATAACCATAGGGTAGAGGTTTATTTTGGTGTTAGGTGGTGGTTTGGCGGTTGCAGGATGAACACCATTGTGGTGTTCATCTATGTCGATGTAAGCTCCATGCTCTCCACCGTGTGGGTTATTAAGAACCACCGACTTAGATCATCCACCACCGTTTTTCTAGGTTCGTTATGTGTTTGTTCATATATAAGTTATCAAGCCATGGTGGTGTTCATCAACAACATGGGTTTGATTTTCATGAAACGTTTTCACTCGTTATCATGCCAATAACCATATGTGTTATTCTCACTTTAGTTATTACATATAAGTGGGAGATACAATATATTGACATTAACAATGTTTTCCATAATGGTGAACTTCATGAAGAGGTGTACATGCACCAACCTCCAGGTTTCATTGATTCCAATCCACTCTTGGTCTGCAAGCTCAGCAAAGCAATCCATGGTTTCAAGTAGGGTCCATGTGCATGGTATGAGAAGTTGCATCATACACATattcaatttggatttgtttCAAGTCGGTGTGGTCACTCTTTATTTGTTTATAATCATCATAATATCACACTCTATGAATTgatctatgttgatgatatcatattCACATGATCTTATCCAAAGTTGATTCATGATTTAATCAACAAACTTCACATCAAGTTTTTCCTAAAGCAACTCGGTGTTACTCAATACTTCCTTGGTATTGAGATGTGTGTATTATTTAAGTTATAATGTGAAAATTTCAATCATGAAAATAATCTCTTTTATACGTAAAAATTGTTTCTCCCACACAAATCATTTTTTTAATCCGATAAAAAAATTTCAAACTATTTTCAACTAAGGATTTAATTTGGAGGTCTACTCACCATCCTATAAACCATTGAATACTCCATATTCTCGCCCAAGACTTCCAATTATACTTAGACTATTCATTATCATGGAGTCATTCTTAAATATTAATAAGATTAAGTATGTTTTAGTCCTTTTAAATATATGCATGACCTTTAATATTAATCCTTCTAAAAATTCCCTTCGAATTTTAGTTCCTCTAAAAATTCTATTCGAATTTTAGTCATTGtgtgttttttttaattcatagTGCGTAATCAAATTTACTTTTTTTGGATAACATGTATGACTTATTAGTTTAAAATATCATTACTTAATAACTTAACACTTAAATTTTTAGCTTAAAGTTATGGATAAATTAATAAAGAATACATAATAAATTAATAAGTTATTAAATTAATGTTATTTCAAAATTTTATCAATAATATGTTATTAAAAAAGTCATTAGAAACGTGAAATATGAACACTTGTAAGAAAAATATGAAGTAGAATTAGCAACAACAAAAATTTAAGACCAATAACATATTTAACTCAAATTTTTAATACTAATTTGTTGGATAAATTCaaaatttgattattttaatAAAAGTTAAATGTTCTCGATTTTCTCATTACATAAATGTAGTGAATCCGTATAATTATTATAAAAAGTTGAAAAAAAAGGAGAAAGATgtaaaa includes:
- the LOC127076224 gene encoding alpha-L-arabinofuranosidase 1 isoform X1 — translated: MNFEGIMACPFKLSKDNIELQFATNHIGHFLLTNLLLDTMKKTTRESKKEGRIVNVASEAHRFAYPEGIRFDKINDQSSYNNWRAYGQSKLANVLHANQLTKHLKEDGVNITANSLHPGTIVTNLFRHNSAVNVSGDPWSIIGNETNINVETDRTSIFERNKIALRLEVLCDNTCPADGVGVYNPGFWGMNIEQGKKYKVVFYARSTGPLNLAVSFTGPNGVGNLASTVITGSASDFSNWTKVEVVLEAKATSRNSRLQLTTTAKGVIWLDQVSAMPVDTYKGHGFRSDLFQMLLDIKPSFIRFPGGCFVEGEALRDAFRWKASVGPWEERPGHFGDVWKYWTDDGIQVCILYKGSSGRNQRGVVSIHDKAQCLFINLCN
- the LOC127076224 gene encoding alpha-L-arabinofuranosidase 1 isoform X2, with the translated sequence MACPFKLSKDNIELQFATNHIGHFLLTNLLLDTMKKTTRESKKEGRIVNVASEAHRFAYPEGIRFDKINDQSSYNNWRAYGQSKLANVLHANQLTKHLKEDGVNITANSLHPGTIVTNLFRHNSAVNVSGDPWSIIGNETNINVETDRTSIFERNKIALRLEVLCDNTCPADGVGVYNPGFWGMNIEQGKKYKVVFYARSTGPLNLAVSFTGPNGVGNLASTVITGSASDFSNWTKVEVVLEAKATSRNSRLQLTTTAKGVIWLDQVSAMPVDTYKGHGFRSDLFQMLLDIKPSFIRFPGGCFVEGEALRDAFRWKASVGPWEERPGHFGDVWKYWTDDGIQVCILYKGSSGRNQRGVVSIHDKAQCLFINLCN